TCGATGATATGATAATAATATAGTTGATATACTTCTCTCATTTTCTTAACCTAGAGATTTTTAGGTATTCCCCTCCTACATTCAATCGCATCAGTTACATATTATCATCCATATCCCTATTTGTCCACCTTTCTTGATTGAATTCTTTCTCCATAGACTCCAAAGCAAAGTTTCAAACACCATGAAAAAAATGCGACAAAAATCCAACCATGAGAGTTTTCTTTCGCACAGCATTCTtgaatcttcacaaatcttattATACCAAAAGCCTCCACTGAGAATTCTAatggttttttttcttccaattgaatgattcttccttCCTATCCATTTGTATTCTTCATCCTCATCTATGCAAGACTCTAAAGTCAAGGTCACTTGTCTAAGTTCAAAATATCGCCAGACAAAAATAATCCGTTCAAAATAGTTCTAACCGTATTTTTGGACCCAAAACAATCATTATGACATGGATAATTAGTGAAATTAGTTAGttactattttttattctttAAACTCTGTTTGTAGCACTTAATCACTCCGGTAAAAGTTGCAGATTGAGATGGTATAATCAACTGAGCCCGAACGTTAAACCTGGACCTTTATCAAAAGAAGAATATAACACAATTTGCAATCTTCACAACATATTGGGAAACAAGTAAGACTAACatcatgttgttttttatttttggatctgACACGCCTGATCTGACTGAATTCAGCTGAGTCATCCGGATCTGACTCAACTGTACGCGAGTTGAGATGACGAGGGCACTAAGTACACCACAATCATTTCGATATCAACCTGTGTGacacacactttgtgtgatccaATATAGACATATATTTGTCAAGAAGATATCAACCACAAGATTTACACTTGGAATATAGAGTAGGTATCAAAACGAACCTAACTATGGGGATCAAACCCAACTATTGAATTagcgtacaagtgtatttactttaattagaaAGACAAGCTAAATAAtacagaagtaaagtaaataacacaacacaagattttgtgacgaggaaaccgcaaatgcagaaagacccatgggacctagtccagtttttgaataatatcagaattaagccgctatacaaagactactaccaacttcacatagttgagaccaagtaaactaactccaagttacctaGTTCCTTAAATATCCCCGCGGCTACTACTAATCTGGTCAATCCACATGAATCCCAAGATAGAGTCTACAATCTTAAATCGCTTCACTCGCttgtgaagacttcaagcactcaactcatttggatcgtattccgaaaCAGTATAAACAACTAATATGTATTCAATAACCACTCTAAATCTCAATAACTAAATAGAAGATATATGTTGAGTTAAACAAATGCTCTTCCATTTAAATAATATAAACCTCTTTATTCGGTTCAGGTCAACCAAAATCTAGATTATCAAGATAATAAGATCTGGATTCACAATCAATCTAAAAAGAAAGACACATAAATAAATCATAAGACAACTATAAAGAGATCATTAATTTATTACAACTAGCAATAAATTGTCTATCTAGATAAACAGGGCTAAGTCGGATCCCAACCAATCAAGTGTTGTGCGAAATATAATCATAAAGATTAggaaccaataagaaatcttattgtCTTCAGATCTTCATCCTTCGGTGTACCCgcacaaacaaacttgattcccttatgatcgatcacgcacagaacggagtctgttataGTCACTCGAAAAGTTTGCCGCCGAATATATTATTTGAAAAACCAAAAAAGGAAAGGAAACTTGAATTATTGTTTGGGATTAGGTTTTAATATTTGATTATCatggaaattgaaaaaaataggttttaatattttgattaaagattgttaatagaattgatttaggtttttgtatttgttttataaGCATAACTATTAAGTTTAGTTAGAGGGtaatttagtattttcatacactTTAGACAACCTATATCCCCTTCTATAGGTTGAGGGAAGAAAATGATAAACCTCAAATAATTATTCCAGGCCATGAATTTCCAATCGCCTTCCAACAACTTTATGGATGACAGAGAAAGAACAGTAGGAGATAGAATTTTTACCGAgcgtaagagcaagtcttatggtggaatccaaccaagtgtggaaaaaccatggaatgttaagtctagtggcttccaagttgggatcTTCCACAAAAAATTCAAGCCGAgttccacggtttcgtggaaGAGTCCGTGGAATCCATGTGAATGTCAATAAGAATAGCGCAGTAGAAGACaagaaacgctattaagaatagcactcagtgctattaagaatatcgtgtttttttttatccgtagatttaaaatgagttgttgaaatctaacgattgagaaaaaaaaacgctattcttaatagcaccgagtgctattcttaatagcgtttttttagtgctattaagaataacattttcactattccaccattacacatgcgcttccatccacagttccaagtgctgaggtgacGTGGAAGATGAAAGATGAATGGATTTCACAATAAAACTTGCTTGCTCTAATAGACTAAATCGCCAACAATAGAAACTCTATCGTTGACGCTATATACATGATCGCTTGATAGCATTTATATCGGCCAAACTCTTTTCCATAATGTCGTGGTTAGTTTGTTAGGCCACCTGGTATATCCATATCAACCGGACTTGCGGGGactatttttttcttctgaaatacGTGGCATTTGGGGGATTTTTTAGGATAACCCAATCAATGCGCCTTGGATAGGCATTGGCCATTGACTTTTTTATAAGCTTATACAAAATCCCTAATCATTCCAATTAGCTGTCTTTGTTTCCAAACTTAAATCCTCGGAATCAATTTACTCGTACTTACGCTAAATCGTTTTTTTCCTTCATCACTACTCAATCTAGTTAAACTACGCCGTGCGTTATCGAATTtccaaatccctaaatttctgAAAGTTATAGCAAAAAGCTAAGAATCTTGAATGCCTCCTATCAATAAAAACGCTTCCTTTTTCCCTTCCATTTCTTGTATACCTTAACATTTTCCCCCAAGTAGATTTATCTCGATCTattaaaccctaatttatatcaAAAAATCAATCTCATCTCGCAGATGAAACCCTATTACTTAAATTTGTTATTCATTTTTACaattcttttttcttgttttgcccTGATCTTTGCCAAATCTATAGTTAAGGTTGATCCCTCAAAACTTCGGGGCTTCAATCCTGATGCAGGGAGTTTGCAGCCTTTTCAATCAATCACAGGCAGAACCTTGAAAAACGCGTGAGTTCACTTTTATCTTCatttttgttatttaatttgttcAAGTAGGGTTTATCAAATAACTCGTATTTAACGATGAGCTATTTGGTCAATTGCTTGCATTGAATACAAACAAAAAAGAACATCTTTAGTTATCAGAATTAGCCGATGAACATGAAATCAAAACGTTCATTATTCCCTCGGCTTTATAAGCAAGAAGTTCGAGACTATATATGTTTTCAGGAATGTTAATTGTCATCTAGTTATTTAGTAATCTTATAGAGTTTAGGTGTTTACTTGTAATCGACTTTAGAAATTGCAGTGTGCTCTTTGAATTGTGTTGTCTCTCCTCTAAGTTTTACTTATAATGGAGATAGAGTTAGAAGTGCAAATGAGGTTTGCACCTTGTATTACGTGAATTTCGTAGTGAATTCTTTTATTTTATGTCATGAAATGGTTGCGGGCAAGGATGTTGATTAATTTTCCTTTGCTTCTGTCTCTTGCGGGTGGAATAGGATACTAGAAGATACATTCTTCGTAGCACATCAAGATGGTTCATTATATAATGTGGACTCACATTCTGGGGATGTCAGGTGGGTGTTCTCATCAGGAGAACCCATTTGGTCCTCATTTCAAGCCTTTCTAAATTCCTCGCGTCTGGATGGGGAAACAGATTCTCGTTGGAATGACACTTATATGGATATTGAAGATGGTTCAACCTTTGTTTTGAAAGGACCAGAAGGTGAAGTAATACATGTAAGTCATTCACTCATTTAGAACGCAACTGATGTTTGTTTATTTCTATTGCTGTTTAATCAATTAATTTATTTATCTGCTCTTTCTGATCTCGTGTTTTGTCTTTATGGAGGCATTCATAAATGATTTGTAGGAATTGTACTTTGAATTGAGTTGAGATCTTTAGGCTTAGGAATTCTAAGATGTGCTCATTTCTATTGTCGCCAGCTAACTTCATCTCAAATCTAATTTAGTTTTACCTGACTATTCACTTTGTTAATGTGTCACTACTACATATCTGAAAAGATCTCAAACAAGTTGATTCAAACTGGTAAATTGAAACAAGTCAGTTTCAGAGGCCTCAGTACCACCAAGATATCTTCAGTTGGACACATGAGAGTTACTAACCCAAATTTGATTCGATTCAAATATCTTAAAATTTTGATAGTACTAGTTGAATTCTGTTAGATTCGATTAAAATATCTTAAAATGTTGATAGTACTAGTTGAATTCTGTTAGATTATGGGTAGAATATCATTTTAGTTTAGGAACAATATAAGcagtttctcattgttattgaaCTATGAATTTGATCTTCTTTGTTGTTCGTTGTGTTCCAGAAATTCACAGATACAGCGGAACAATTTTTAACTAGGGTTTCTTCTTCTCCTAATATTTTTCCTGACCAAATTATTGTTGGTAGCAAGATAACAAAAGTGTTTATCGTAAATGCCAAATCTGGGAGGCTTGTTTCTGTGCATACTTTTGCTGCCGGCATGAAAGAGGAGGGTAATGCAAATCATGggagcttggtcgaatccaatgtTGCGGAGACAGGTGAGCAGATCTGTGTAGTAAGGACTACCTATAGCTTTCAGTCAACCTCGGGCTCAGGTGAACCCAAATGGGATCTGCATTATTCTGAATATAGTGTTTCCGAACATTCACAAGGATTTGATGATGTTATTAGTCAAAACTCCTTGACCACAAGGGACTGGTTGAGTTTGGAATCTAAACGCAATACCTTCGTACCAGTACTAACATCGTCTACTGTTTCTTTAAGTCATGATGTTGGTGATGTGAAAGAACAAGGTCCGCAAGCTGAACAAAAGTCTACGCCTGTGCGCGAGCTAGCTCTACCTGGTCCAAACCCTGATGTGAAAGTGCCTGAATATGAGAATCCTCTTTATGGTAACTGGTGGTTGACTACTATGTTAGGCTCTATTGGAGTTGTAGTTATTCTCTCACTTCATCGACTATCAGCTACGAGGTTTCTAAGACTGGTCAAGTTAACCACGCAGTCGAAGGATTCAAAAGTTGCAGTTTCAAAAAAGAAGAGATCTCGAAAGCTTGGGAACAATAAGAACAGTTCGAACGTCGGAAAGATTAAGAATGTTATGTCTCAGGAGGGAGAACATGCCAATGAACTTCAGCTCGATAAAAATGATATTGAACTCGCAAATGGCGGTGTAATTGGGCGCAAGATTGGTAGATTATTTGTGTCTAACATAGAAATTGCTAGGGGTAGTAATGGTACGATTGTGCTTGAAGGAAATTATGAGGGCCGTCCAGTCGCTATCAAACGTCTTGTTAAGGCTCATCATGATGTTGCTTCCAAAGAGATTCAGAACCTAATTGCATCTGATCGACATCAAAATATTGTCCGTTGGTATGGAGTGGAATATGATTCGGATTTTGTTTATCTTTCTTTGGAGcgttgtatgtgtaacttgaaTGATTTGGTTCAAGTATGCTCTGCTTCTTCCCTAAGTTCACTGACTATCAAGGACCAGACTGAGAACCCAACAGATGAGTACAATGTCCGCTTAGATGCGTTGGAAGCTATCAACAAGGATATTGAGTTATGGAAAACAAATGGCTATCCGTCAGCCGAGTTGTTAAAAATGATGAGGTTAGTTGGATGCTCCTATTTACATTAGCAAAATGGGCTAGAACCCTGGGGTGCTAGGTTTTGTGAAAAAGTTTTTTCCGAAGGTATTAACCCCATGATTAGAATGATTTGGACCATTTACATCTCATTTTCAATAACCGGTTCATGTCAATGAGTTTAAAAGGGTCATTGGCAACCGAAGGTCCAATTTTTATCGATAGTAAAACTTCTATTACAACCTGGCATCCAAAGGTCTGGTCGTTTTTAGTTTGATTGCACCTTTTTATCTCTTTATTTGTGCCATTAGTGGTCATTAGAGGCGAGACACCTTTATCTTTACAATTGCATACTTGTATTAATGCTTCCATGGGGAGACAAATCTGTTATTAGCTATTAGTTTCTCAAGGCTATCCATACTCAAGACACTTTATCGTAGATAGACTGATATTAAACTTGCTCTAAACAGGGATTCAGTTTAGTGTTGCACTCTCACAATGATCTGCTATTAAAAACTGGAACTGTTGGAGAATACCCTGTTCATCTCTATATCTTCAATTTTCCTTCGCTACCACTGGTTGTGGGCATAGTACATCCTATTTCTGATTGCTTGTTGTTTGTCCCAGGGATGTGGTATCGGGGCTCGCGCATTTGCATGATCTGGGAATCATACATCGGGACTTAAAGCCTCAAAACGTGTTGATACTTAAACAGAGATCCTTACGTGCAAAACTTTCAGATATGGGTATAAGCAAGCGCCTTAATGGTGATATGTCCTCCTTGGGTCATCATGCGACAGGTAAATGAAGTCTGTTAATACAGAATCTGATTGCACTCTCACATGTGAAGGTTGTAAACTTGTAGTACATCATTTCAATTACTCCACTAATTGGTAGTCccaaaatatcatcaaaattAATTCTCGCCATGTTCTCATTATCTAACTCTAGGCTCCGGTAGTTCGGGTTGGCAAGCACCTGAACAACTCCTTCATGGGCGGCAAACACGTGCTGTCGATTTATTCAGTTTAGGCTGTGTTCTCTTTTTCTGCATTACTGGAGGTaaacatccatttggtgatcGGCTTGAACGCGATATAAACATTGTCAGAAACCGTGTGGACCTGTTTATGGTGGAGCACATACCAGAAGCTGTCGATCTTCTCTCTCGTTTATTAGACTCTGACCCAGAAGTGAGGTAAGGGTTATATGCTTTTACTCTCATGTCTGACTTAGGAAATGAAATCTTAAGTACAGCGACCTAAGAAGCACCTCAGATGCTAAGTTTTTCCTTTCTCCAGATTTCTTGAGTAATATCATACTTTTCCTTTTTATTCCGCCAGGCCAAAGGCATTGGATGTACTGAACCATCCTTTCTTCTGGATTTCTGAGACACGCCTTGCGTTCCTTCGAGACACTAGTGATAGGGTAGAATTAGAGGATAGGGAGGTCGACTCTGACCTCTTAAAAGCACTAGAAGCAGTTGCGCCAGTGGCTTTGGGAGGGAAGTGGGACGAAAAGATGGAACCAGAATTCATCTCCAACATTGGCCGTTACAGGCGATATAAGTATGATAGCACCCGTGATTTATTGCGGGTCATACGAAACAAGTtgaatcatttcagagaacttcCGCAAGACATCCAGGTTTGTTTGTAGGCTGTAGAAGCTTGCTTTAGTTTACTATATATGATTGATTTTAACTTCATCCTTTTTTCTCAGGAACTTCTTGGTCCAGTTCCTGAAGGATTTGATGGTTATTTTGCAACTCGATTTCCCAAGTTCTTGATGGAAGTTTACAAAGTCATGTACAAATACTGCAGGGAAGAGGAATGCTTTCGGAAGTATTTTAAAAGTAATCTTGTCTAAATTGTTGGTCTCTGTTATCGCAAACTAATTACCTGTaactttttttcttaatctttttaACTAAAAACAACGCCAGTATTTTACTCTAACTAATGACTGTATATTTGATTGTAATTATAGTTGTATCAATGTTATAATAAAGTTATCCGTTTTCTTTTGTACATTGTAATTTGACAATTCAAGCAGTTATGGACACTTCCAGAGAAAGATAAATGCAAGTTATAGATGCAAAGATGAACCGACAACTTCATAACAATTACTTTACGGTTTTGATTTGTTGAAATAGTGAAGAGGCTTTTTTTTATTTGTACCAGATGTCAAGAAAAGGCCAAACTTCACTAACAAGAACATAAATTTTATGAAACAAAATTTGGTAACATTGCTTAaaattttatgaaacaaaaaggtCAAACTTCACTAACAAGAACATAAATTAAAAGTTTAAAAACTAGCCtcaaaatttgaaataccattaCATGGTCGTTTCCCGTGACCTTAATTTCCCCATGTTTTTCATCTATTTGATCTTTAATTTTACAACCTTAAGGCTCCCTCGACTTTAAACGCCAACAACTAGCATATGTAGCTAATATGTGTAGTATAAACCGTACGCATCTTTTTTTATTTAGCAAGGTTGTGTACTTCAGTTTTAATACCCAAAACTAGATCAGAACTTCCTACCTCTTCAATCCCAAGATCTGAACTATCAGTAGGTGAATCGTCTAGTGCAGGATCACCTGCTTCCGCCATGAACTCCCACATCACACCAGCATCTCCCATACTACTAAATAATTACCACCTTCACCCTTTTCATCACACGCAACATAATCCTCTTCTTTTCCATGATTAAGGCCAGCTTTGGTGTGTTGCAAAGGACGCACCTTTCTCGAATGTAAATGCTTCCAAAATCGACTTCTCATGAGTAGTCCTCACATTGGTAGCAACTGGCTTCTGGATGGAATTGACAAATACCCGTCCTCTTGATGGACCTTGCACAAATACCCTCTGGGGGTATATTTTAAGTTGACTAACTTCTTAAAGGAAACTGATTTTTCTTGACATCTGGCGACATGTGCTTAACATCAACCTGACTTTGCTTCAGAGAATTCATTCTATTTCATCTTGATCCCTGTGCATCTCCTTCAAAGCTTCTGCAATAGAAAGATGGCGCATCAAGAGATATTTCATCAGTAGTGCACCAGAGAGCAATAAAAACAAAGCAACACATTTCTTCTTAATATGTGTGAACTAAGATGCACCGTTACAGGACAAAGAATGAATATAAGCGTCGCAACGAGCAAACTGAATAAAAATAAGCATACCGCATCCAATACGTCACAGTGAAGTTCTTTGCTATTCCCAATCTCCCATGCACAATATACGCCTTTGGCCCCAAGTCTGGCTTCACAGCTCCCTCTGGCAATTTTGTAGCTAGAGTAAGGAATCCATTTTTCGGATTGGTATACCCCTGATACCCAAGGAACTAATGAATTCAGCACCATGGAGTGGCAAAGGTTCCTCAAAGAAAATAGATGGTGGCCAGTCCCTCAGTTTGAGCATCTCAGGCCATGAGATGAAGTAACTTCGACCTTCTGAACAGCCTTTAAAAAGTTGGTGTATATTAATCTCTACCTGCACGCACGAAATGCAATATGTAAGCTTATTTCGTCATATATGAAAGTAGAATGTTCAAGATTGACAACTTTATAGAACTGTTTACAGATCTACTTTCCTTAAGCTTCTATCTCTCAAAATTTTAGCAATATTATATTCTAAATCAAAAGACTTATGATCGTTAAGAGTAATGAAACCAACCTCACGCCAATCCAGGCAATCAATGGCCTCCAGAGTTAGGATTTCTCTTGCTGAAGGCACGCCAATAACCATTAGCTCCCAGCTGAAAACAGCTATAAAATCCAGTGTTCCG
The nucleotide sequence above comes from Papaver somniferum cultivar HN1 chromosome 8, ASM357369v1, whole genome shotgun sequence. Encoded proteins:
- the LOC113303405 gene encoding serine/threonine-protein kinase/endoribonuclease IRE1a-like, giving the protein MKPYYLNLLFIFTILFSCFALIFAKSIVKVDPSKLRGFNPDAGSLQPFQSITGRTLKNAILEDTFFVAHQDGSLYNVDSHSGDVRWVFSSGEPIWSSFQAFLNSSRLDGETDSRWNDTYMDIEDGSTFVLKGPEGEVIHKFTDTAEQFLTRVSSSPNIFPDQIIVGSKITKVFIVNAKSGRLVSVHTFAAGMKEEGNANHGSLVESNVAETGEQICVVRTTYSFQSTSGSGEPKWDLHYSEYSVSEHSQGFDDVISQNSLTTRDWLSLESKRNTFVPVLTSSTVSLSHDVGDVKEQGPQAEQKSTPVRELALPGPNPDVKVPEYENPLYGNWWLTTMLGSIGVVVILSLHRLSATRFLRLVKLTTQSKDSKVAVSKKKRSRKLGNNKNSSNVGKIKNVMSQEGEHANELQLDKNDIELANGGVIGRKIGRLFVSNIEIARGSNGTIVLEGNYEGRPVAIKRLVKAHHDVASKEIQNLIASDRHQNIVRWYGVEYDSDFVYLSLERCMCNLNDLVQVCSASSLSSLTIKDQTENPTDEYNVRLDALEAINKDIELWKTNGYPSAELLKMMRDVVSGLAHLHDLGIIHRDLKPQNVLILKQRSLRAKLSDMGISKRLNGDMSSLGHHATGSGSSGWQAPEQLLHGRQTRAVDLFSLGCVLFFCITGGKHPFGDRLERDINIVRNRVDLFMVEHIPEAVDLLSRLLDSDPEVRPKALDVLNHPFFWISETRLAFLRDTSDRVELEDREVDSDLLKALEAVAPVALGGKWDEKMEPEFISNIGRYRRYKYDSTRDLLRVIRNKLNHFRELPQDIQELLGPVPEGFDGYFATRFPKFLMEVYKVMYKYCREEECFRKYFKSNLV